The Henckelia pumila isolate YLH828 unplaced genomic scaffold, ASM3356847v2 CTG_461:::fragment_3, whole genome shotgun sequence genome window below encodes:
- the LOC140871923 gene encoding uncharacterized protein, producing MVAASIGSKLESPVRWATHSLYCLRMDVDVVVNFESNWFAIGGVVRDHVGKIIIAFGQNITKPPSVVYAELMAIREGIALVQDRGLTTNFISFDSLLAVKAIIGLEEDRSINGAITNEIRSLLSRFTIVKLFHIRRSANVVANAIAHFVSPSQDPFIWDNENFPFWLVDLVTNDIMLH from the coding sequence ATGGTGGCTGCTTCTATAGGCAGTAAGTTGGAATCTCCAGTTAGGTGGGCAACTCATTCTCTTTACTGTTTGCGCATGGATGTTGATGTTGTGGTTAATTTCGAATCAAATTGGTTTGCGATTGGTGGAGTGGTTCGTGATCATGTAGGCAAGATTATAATTGCTTTTGGGCAGAATATTACCAAGCCTCCTTCAGTTGTTTATGCAGAATTGATGGCTATCAGGGAGGGTATCGCACTGGTCCAAGATAGAGGTTTAACTACAAATTTTATTTCTTTCGATTCTCTCTTGGCGGTGAAAGCAATCATCGGTTTGGAGGAAGATCGTAGTATCAATGGGGCAATTACTAATGAAATTAGATCTCTCTTAAGCCGTTTTACTATTGTGAAGTTATTTCATATACGTCGGTCGGCTAATGTCGTTGCTAATGCTATTGCTCATTTTGTTTCTCCCTCCCAAGATCCGTTCATTTGGGATAATGAGAATTTTCCGTTTTGGTTGGTTGATCTTGTAACTAATGACATTATGCTACATTAA